The DNA region GCCCACGGGCACTCTTGGGCCCTGCTCAGAGATGAAGCAGTCGTCGACTCCAGCGGGCAACGAGACGTCGCAGTCGGAATCGTCAATCATCATCGGCCTCCCGAGTTCGATAGACAGGCTGCGATCAAGAAGGTAGATGGCCCACCATGTCCTCCTGCGCATCTCACCCTCGAGGAACTGCCATGGCCCCAATTCGGTGTAGAGACCAAGGTCTTGAGCCACCCGGACAGCATTGCCGAGCCAGTTCCAAGCAGCAAGCTTCAGGTTCATCTCATTCAACGCCACAGTAATAAGCACAAACACGCGCGCATTGTCCAGCTCATACTCGTTGTTCCAAGGGTCAATCAAACTCCGTGTCGTCTCGAGAAGATGGGCTGCCGAATACGCTCGGTTGTGCTCGTTCTCGGATGTAAAGAGCCTTCCAACGGCCATGACGGCAAAGAACACAGACATGAAGGCCTGCGTGACTCGAATCGGATTGCCCTGGCGGTAGAGCCCATCTACCGTCTGCACAAAGCTGTTCCAGTGCAGAATGGGCGTCATGGTATGGGCAGAGGTGAAGTAAGCCCTGAGCAACGAGTCTGTCGTCTGCCTGGGAGGCAGCATGGAAGTGAAGTCCCTCGGATCAGGGGCCGCCACCGGTCGGTATGGCGCTGGTGGCTTCCAGATTCCCCTGGAAAAGCTTCGTAGGTTGGTTCTTGCTCGAGCGAGGTCGTGAATGCTGGCGGGCCGCTTCTTGCGCTTGGGGGCCGAGGCGATCTCGGGGAGCTGGAGCGGCAGCTGCTCCACGCCGTCCACATCCATATCAAACTGGCCGTCCCTCTCTTGCAGCATGCGGCGGAGGCTGTTGTTCTCGCGGCGAACCCGTTCCATCTGCTTTTCCAAATCCTGCACCTGCTTGATGGACGACATGCGTCGGTTAGTTTCCTTGGTGAACTGGCACTTGACGCTCCGGCTCGAGCACTCGGAGCAGCTCGTAGTCTCGGTGGCATCGCATTTGACCTTCCTCTCGCGGCAGGCATCGCAGCTGGGATCTTTTCTCCTCTGGCGGTATGCTCGCTTCTGGGCCTGggagctgttgttgttgctgttgttgttgttgttgttgttgttgctggaagACAATGGGAGCTGGGCATGAGAGGGCCCTGGGGTGCCAGCAACTGACTCCCCTGACTGCATCGACTCTCGCTCCATGGTAGACGATGTTGCTGTGACGGGGGTGTATGGTTGGAACGAATGGCTGCCTGGTTGGGGGAGCTGCTGCCGGTGAATCGAAGGCAAAGGTGTCGAGTAGCCCAAAGGTTGTGAAGGGGCGGTTTGGTGTGAGGGAGAGTGCTGGTGTGtttgcggcggcggcggttgatgatggtgatggtgatggtgatggtgatgatggaggctCGCACTTGGGCTTGGCCTCATCAGGCCGCCAAGGTACTGTGTAAGCGGTTTGGGTGAGGCGGCCGACGAGACACCCGAGGATTCGTAGGGCcgtgaggaggggttgggagatggaggatgagaatACGGGTTGTGTGACGCAGCGGCCATAGTGCTGCTGGGGCTACAGCTGCTTTAAGAAGCAGAGATTCCGACAGCCTGATTCGGAACCGTCTCCACAAGGTCAAGGTCCCCGATAGGATGGGTTATGGGGGGAAGCTGCCGGTCAACAAGGAACATGCAGACGGGAAGTATTTGGGGGTAGCCGAAGTGTTTTctgggaatgggaagggtGTTTAAAGGAAACCAAGCGCGGTCTGAGCTCCCTCGTTTCTCCTGGTCTTgttctcctctcccacctctggTCGTTTGGATGCACCACAAGGTAGTAGGTAATGTAGACTACCCACACCACCTCGAAAATGGATACCCACGCACGATGTTGTCTTGGGCGGGTGGTGACGGTCACTGCTTGTCGTCGAGCAGCGGGTctggcttcttttctttctgtctAGTCCTCTTCAGTTTTGCAGACCGGTACGGAGGCAATAACAGAGTGTCTCAAAGCGTGTTGACGAGGGTCTCCAGTCCCTTCCCGAACAGCTCCGTCCAGCTCGAAAGTCCCGGGGTGGTATCTAGCGGTGATGCAACGCCGTGCAACCACAGTGCCGTTTCCTGATCCGCAAAGTCTTGGTGCGGCCTGTAGCTGGCGCAGTTGAGGTTGCGGTTGCGGTTGCCGTCCAATGCTTTTCCGTAGCAGTCAGGCCCTGCCCCTTGTTCCGCAGCCTCTcttgtttctctctcttctctcggGATCCTATcgtggaggaaggcgagtGAGAGAGAGCAGTGTGAGGGCGAGCAAGAGTAGCAATTGGGTTAGAAAGCTGCACCGTTTGGTCCCGAGACGGCCGCAATGCGACCATGTGTTAAAAGGCGGTCGTATTAGTAGAAGCCGTGACTCCCCAGCCTGCGGCCTGTAAGTGAGGTCTTGCTGGGGAACCGGCAAAAGGCGACCGGGCGGGCGTGTGTAAATGCGCACCCAGCTACGGGCCACGTCTGGTTCGCCGGAACTACCAAGCTGGTGAGCGAAAGGGCAACGGCTGAGAGCAGGCGCAACCGCACTTGGGGAGCCTAAGCCTGCAGAGATGGGGGGTAAacaggaggcggcggagacaGCGGCAAAGCGGAGGGCGCTGGTATGAGGATCCGATATGCAGCACACACGGctgatgggtggtgttttgttgtAAGGAAGCTCTCGTCTGGAAATGGAAAAGCGAAGGAGAGGCCGTCTGGCGAAGGGAGAGCAGAGGGTGTCagaaggagggagaagtCCGGTATCGAAGCGTGATTTGAGACGACCGAGCAGAAGAGGGTTGTAGCTGGGTAGCAATGACAAGCCGGGGCATCTCAACCAGCCATAGCCATGTTTCCAtgctccatcatcatcccatgTCACCAGTCCTAGTGCTAGTGTAGTCCCTACTCCATACTCCCTAGTACACAGCCTTCAGGGGTggggagcggaggaggggatgaaggGACAAGGCCGGAGGGGACCAAGTGGTGCTGTATTGAAAATCCGTACTGTGATGATGCTTTGGTAACAAACGATACAACAGTAGTGTACGTCCGTATGCCCACTCGACCACCCAGGGTCCGCCCTTCTCTGCAGCACGGCCCTTTGACTGGTGCTTGGGGGTGCAGTTGACGTCTCCGTAGAGCTCGCAAGCCACCCCTGGATCTGTCCAAGACATGAGTGAcatgtgctgctgctgatgctccAGAGAGGCAAAAAGCAATTCCTGCTCGGGTTTTGGTGCCCGCTGCCGACAGCTTGTTCTCAGACGCCCACAGACGGGGGGCTCGCTAGCAAAACACCCCGGCCCCTGACACAGTGAACCCCGGTCGCTTTTATCAACACACAGCAGCCAAACCGGCTATGACCGTGCAAAAATAAGGTACTGTGCCGCACATCACTGACATTCCCGTTTTTCCATCCCACTGTGCCCGGAAAGCGTGAAAGCCACGCTGTCCCTTGCGCACGCAGCAGGCAGATGGGCGATCAGCGTTGCGGCGGAAACTGGTGCGAGGGAGTTGACGAACAAGCATTTGTGACGTAGGTGGGCTTCACTCAGGCATGACGATGATGCTCGTTGAGACGCTTCACCCTATTTTCTCGTCTCTTCTCGAGACGGAATGAAAAAACCTGGCATGTGGGACCAGGTGAGCCGAACCAAAGTCAGAGAGGATGCAGCCTGTGCCGTACGGGAAGGGAGCGGGCTTCCAATCGGTTGCCTTGGGGTCTCTGGCGTCTTTGCTGTCTGTGTGGTGCAGGATGCTAGAAGACTGTGCCCGTGTGGCGTAAAAATCCATTATTCAGTTGTCGAGTGTCGTGATGGATGCACAGCTCCCCGCTAGATGACCGCCTCACCCGTTGTGCCGCGCCGTCGAAGCTGCGGTCATTGCAGAAGGATCACACAGATGGCTGTCTGGCGGGGCTGACAACCTGATGAGATGAACTGCAACTGACCCACGCGGCGTGACAGGTTCCTTACCCCGTGGCATGATGTGCATCGGAATCGAGTTGCCAGCAGGAGGGCTGGTCAACGGACAGTCTCAACTGGCTACGGGTGAGACATGAAAGACAGGCACCGCTATAGTTGTTGAGGCTCGAGACCTCGTCGGTCTTTCAAATCCGTACGATATGTGTGGACCAGTATCTACGGATACAAAGGCCGAGAAGAGCCACACTAGCTCCATGCTGGTGGGCAGTTcggccggccggccggccggcgaGCGGAGACCATCCCCTCTGCTGGATTTTGAACTGTAACCTGTAACGACAGTCTCGACATTCTCGAATCCTGGGCGTAATAACCCAGGCTTATTATGATCTTCGGCGCAACTCCCGGAGGCTCAGGGATGGGTAACTTTGGCGTCAAACACGTGTAGCTTAGATAAAAGTCTCGGCCCTATCTCGAGACAGAGACAATCAGATACCGAGATGCTTTTTTAACTCGTTGATCATGTCTTGCTTGAGGAGAGCACGCTCACCATGTGCTCATACTCGTGTTGGGATCCGGTGTGCGTGATCTCATGGCTGTGAGACAGAGAGAAAGAGCAAGAATTGATGTCGTTCACCTGCAATTGCTAGCCTCCTAGCGTAGCCCTGTTTGGTGAAGCGCCATGGCCGCGCTGGATCTCGGTAACGGGAGGGGCTCGATGCAACGTGCCGCTTGGACGAGTCGGCGAGGCAGTGGACACCGCCAAGCACAGCGTCCATCCACAGCAGCGGGACTGGTTTTTGGTCCAAGGCAATTTGCTCTTCGGGGATGCGGAATGCGGAATAGATGAAGAGGGGAGCCCAATCATGTCGGCAGGCATCCGGAAGCCGGCTCGATTAGAGAGTCGTCTGATTGATGGAAGATTTTGATGAGCTCGTGCTTGGCCCGCAGAACCACAACAGTACCTGATCCGGAACCATTTCTGCCAGACGAGGGGGAAAAATACACTACTATACACTACGGCTGTTGCTCCGATAGCGTCTCTTTGTGCTTCGGCTGGCCGCCGAGGGTGCCGAATTCGAATCCACGTTCACCGATGCCAGCCCATGTGCCCATGTCGGTGATCGTCAGCCTGTTACTGAGGAGGCATGAGGCATGAGGCATGAGGCATGAGGCATGGTGACGTGACCATGTATATCGGTGCAATGTTAACTTGTAGAACAGAGAAAGCAGAGACCGAGACACACATGCAATTCCTGGTTGATTGAATTTGAAAAGTACACTTTACGAATAACGAATTCAGTTTTCATCAGATTTCAACCGACGGGAGCGGGGCACTGGCAATTGATGCGCGCGGTGGACCTCTCGCCGTGAGAACGCTCCCGCTTGGCACGCTTGGCGCCCTTCACACCCATATCCTTGCCAGCCACGCCCGAGCTTCTGACCAACCGGCACGGGCCAGGCAAAGAAGCCGTCGAAGGATTTTGGAGCCATTAGCAGCCACCTACTGGACAACTATAGGCCGGGGTGGCACTGACCCCCCGCCCAAAGACCGTTTCAAGATCGATGTGCGAGATTTGCGGTGCCGAGAAACTGACAGGCCAGAACGTCGTGTCTTTCAATAAGTCCACCGACAAAGTTCAAGACTATTGATAGTTCTACTACACTGACAGAGTAATCATTGGTAATTAATAACAGGATCCCGGCTTCCAGGTTCACACCGAGAATCCAATAAACAAAAAGCCTCTATTGGAAACcatcccaccatcttctTTCCCTCCAGTAGCTAGCTAGCTGTCTGGCTGTGCCTTCCCAGATCAGATCATGCTGCAACATATCCCCAGATAGGCAAGAGTAAAACAAAGATGTACCTTCCAGTAAAATTGTGTGAAGATACAACCTCCGCTCCGGGTCGGAGACTTTGATACCTCTAGGCAGGCACGCAGGAAAGGAAGGAGTGGCTCGCGGGATGGATTGCGGCAGGAGCAAAGAACCAAAAACACTCGTGAACTTTCCGTCTGATGAAGGAGCTGAAGTCAACCAATGCAGCTGATGAATGGCTCGCTTGCAACTTGCAactcttcccttcccccctctctttccTCCCTTCGAGAGCCCAGACCCTCTTGGCACCCGAATTCccgtttttctttctcgccGGGcgtcagccacagccaccaTCGCATCGACCATCAGCTGTTGGGCTTACCGATGGCTTACAGTTTTCTATCAGGCAGAACCCAGCTGCCGGAGAAAAGAACCGGCCGTGTCAACCGACCTCGGGCCCAGAGCCGGTTCTACCATCATCCCAGCAAGTCTGGTTGTTGATATGCCCATCCGGTGTTCGCCAATACCGAGTACTCTCCGAGAACCTTTCTTGACGAAATGCGGCTCACTCGTAGCGAAGCTGCTCAGCTGTATTGATCGGGCCCTGATGTCACCTCTCTCCTATTCCTTGCTCCCCACCTTGTTTCACGCGCTTATTGACTTGTAAATGACTGCTACAGCACCACTGGGGACCGAGATTCGCACATGTCCACGACGCCCGTCTGTCTTCCAAGCTTCCCTTCCAAGCTTCTAGTGGCTGCCACCCGCAGCGTGGAGGTGTGCTGAGCAAGGGTGAATTGTTGCGGACCTGTTGATTTGAAGCCATGTCCTGTGCCGAGAATGCGGGATTCCAGGAAGCTGGACGCCATCATGAGCCACCAACTCCGACGCATTGCTGCGGGAGAAACCGAAAAGGGAGCCAATACTTCGCGAGTTGCAGCCACTCTGAatcctcatcactgtcaATATGGACACTGCGATGCCATCATGCAGAGTTCGGTACAGAGTACGTACACAACCAAGGGTCACTCTCTCGCCAACCAGTCCGGTtggccaacatcaacctcgcTTCCCGCCGCCATTGCAGTAGAAGTGGAAACAGATGAGGTGGTATTCTGACAAAGTTCCATTAGACTTTCCTCGTCCCTCGTCCAGTCAGTTGTCTCGTGTCATTCTGCCCTGTGGTTCGGATAGGTAGAGGCGATTTGTTGGGAAGTAGAGCTTCACCCATCCCGGAAGGAACGACAGTATCAGCAGTCTGATATTAGGCGCTCGAATCGCCGTATCGTGGACGTCGAAGGACGAATGGCACCACTTGGCGGCGGGTTTTGCCCACACTACTATACTCAGCCCAGCCTTGGATGCTCTCACAACCACCCATCCGACTGCCGAAATCCGGGCAAGCTGTTCAGCTCCGCACACACATGGATAACCATCCCGACCACTCAGAAGCACGCACAAGTCTATCCTTCCACATTGCACGACATTCCTATGGAGTAGACGAGAAGACACACGGTCGATCACGCACTGTTGTTTGTTTCTCCCAACGGGTGGTCGGAAGTGTAGCCTGCTCTTCGTCCCACGCTGCTTGAGACATGCCTACCGTGCGTGGTCCAGTCCAAGCGAGCTCTCGGGACGTTGGAACTGTGGCGAACGTGTGACCACCGGTGAAGGTTTCCCAGTCTTTTCTAGTGAGACTTTTCTGTACACGTGTGGAAACGGTGTAGAGGGCAAGCCATTCCGTGTCCGGTCAAGGGATACGGCGTCAAGTGCGCTTGCTGACGGCAGAGGATGCCACCCCACCAAACACGCTGATTTGTAGGGATATACGAAGCATGTCGTCGTCTTGAcggaggttgatgggtggCAGAGTTGCTGAGCTCCATGTGGTCATGATGAACAAGGCTCCTTGCAACCAGCATGCTGTGCAACGGCCGGGCAGCGTGAGAGCCGGCCGATGGAGCACCTCACAATATAGAGGAGGGTTTCCGATTCGCATCCAGCCCTGGCCGGGTTGCGGATGTTGACGGATACTGTGTGCTTGGGATCTCGGAGAAGGGCCGTACGGGCTTCAAGCGGGTCTTTGTACTGGACCATTTAGGTCCGTTGCAAGGGAGAACGGCGGCGACTCAGCCGGTCCTATCAAGACATGTACGGTCCCGTTCACGGCCCAGCAACTTGTACCGCGCAAACCACGGATTGACGCTCCACGTGTAAGTCACTTCTCTTCTCACAGATTCCTATCTCGTCACACAGTACCAGCGGAATCACTGCACTATGGTTGCACACCGTCCAGGCTTCCACCATGCCGTAAAATGAAGGGCGGTTACTCGGGAGACGCCTTGTCGAAAATTATGGCCGAATATCACAAGACTGCGCAACAATTGCTATTCCTACTTCCAGGTTATCACAATGGCCAGACGCAAGACTCTCATTACAGGGACGAGCTATCACATGTATTATCATGCCGCCGTCGATGCGCCGTCAGTTCTGGAGACGAGACGCTGCATGACTGGTCGCATGtgccgagatggaggggagcGAACgagcggagaaggagggggagatgaggggcCTCTGTTTCgttgagatgatgagggggtgaCGTTGCGCCGTATTCGTTTCCTCCCACAaaacacaaaacaaaaatcTCCGCTGTCTGTCGTGtatggttggtttggtttcCGAGGGTTGAGAGCGGAACGGCAAAGAAATAAAGAAGGGCTTTTGTTGAGACTTCTGGTTGGCTTCGCTGAGCCTGACGTTTCTTTTTCCTTCGCTTAAGGGAATGGGCAAACAAGAATGCGGATGGGGTTCTCGGTACCTGACCGATGACGCCGAGGGGCCTGTCGGATGGCTTCCGAAACTAGAGCGTCGATCCTCTTGTTCCCACCCGGTTGGCTGTCGtcaggaggaagagaaaaagaaaaggtgaACGGCGCGCTCGAGACTCGTGGCAGAGATCACAATCACAACGGCAGCGTGGTTTACACGTGCCGACTTCGTGAATGTCTCGGTCGGcgctttttgctttcttttgcCTGTCTGAAGGTCTTTTCCGGCTTTTTGAGACATTGATGGAAAAGAATCActgatcaacaacctcgtGGGCAGGATTACGATACAGTACTTGGACTCATCAGCACACACAGTACGGAGCAGTCGGGAAAGACAATCTTTTGAACAAGAAACGGTTTTCGTTTTCAAAACCCCTCCCTACAACCCCGtcccccccgtccccccgGTCCCCCGGCAGAGAGAGCacaaaaaagagaagaagaaaaaagaagctTTCAGCCAATTATCGAGATGCGGGATCCGAGATTCAGAAGGGGGAGCAGATCAACAGATGCCCACCCGAGCGGACGCAACCATGGGCCGTGCTAAGCGCTAGGCCCTTTTCGGGAACCTCTTCGTGGCCGTGGTTCCGAAGAAAACTCACCACCAGTGCCTGTGAGGCGCTGTAGCTGTGAAGGGCTGGCGCTGTTTTGTgtgtggtggatgatgaggtgtgAGTGGTTCTTTGTGAGAAAACAATCTTGGTTTTCGTCACCCCCACCACGCACTGCTGggcatcagcagcaaagcGATAATCAACCCAAGTCCCTTTTGCTGCGGGCGTTCCACTCCACCCCAAAACGCCCCATATCGGGCCCGGCAGCTGCCGCGGcgcacaacaaccaccaccaccactactaaCGATGGAACAGCTGGGCTGGGCAGGCCTGggctgatggggggaggaATGAAATGCAGGGACCTGGTTTGGAGATTattttgggtggtgtttaGGAAGTAAAAACCGACgtaagtaggtaggtggATGAGAACTGGGAAAAGGTTGGGTATCATTCTGGGAGTCGGCAAGGTGAGTTGCTGATTAACGAGCAACCAAAAGAACTTCTGGAATATGTTTGAGATTACTACACTACAACACTGCAAAGACAACAGTTCAGCAAGCCGTTGAGATTTAGATTACCTACGAACAAATTGGGAACTTTTGGACAGAGACAGAAGCGAGCGAGAAACGTCACCGTACCATGCCCATCCTACGGGGAGGGGAGCCATCGTGTGTGTAAGGCAAGGTATATCTATCTTGGCATGGGAACTTTACACACAGTGTTACATACATACCACCAGACACCgaaccaaacaccaaagaACAGATCGCCTCCTGCTCGTTCTTTCTTTCTACATTTCTTCTAGCGCAAAAGCGCGATTTCGGAATCGCGGAAGGCGGAACGGGCAGCATCGCATCGCATATCGAGGGTTATCGTCACATTGTGAGATGCTACGTTGGGGTTGTAGTGGGTGGTATGTGTCTGGGCGTTACCACGGTTCGCTTaatgggtttggggggtttgaggcCGGATAAGGCCGAGTGAGCAGGGCGGCGGGTTGAAGTTggagtggtgatggatgggttgtGGCGTATGGGTgagagaggggaaggatGGGAGATCTTTGGCGTTGTGTCGGGAGGATGTCGAAGTCACGAGCTGGAATGGGATGGTTGGGAGGTAGGAGTGGTGATAtctggttgggtttgggaggtaagttgctgttgagggggaTACGGGGGCCACAGAGGAAGGTATGAGGGCATCATGAAAGGGACCAAGAGATGACCTTAACAGGCTACTGACACAAAGCTGGAGACTGGAGTCTTCCTGGAAGGCTTTCTCTTTGAACAATACCTTCTGCTGACATTAACAGGTTGAGAAGAGTCTTTGATCACAAGTCTTGGTGCTTTCAACCGAGATAGACACCGGGCAACATTGTAAATGACACAAGAAGCTGATACATGCTCTACGTCAAAGAAAGATACGACAACCTCTGGCGCATCGGCAGACTTTCGAGATTGGCGAATGTGTTTGTTGAGAAGCACGCCTTCTGCCACAATGCAGACTTCCGCTTATTCCTTCTGTCTTTCTACCTGTATGGGCTTATAGCTATCTGGGCATTGCAAGTAGCAAATAAAATCTGGTGACAGGCTGTGACTCGTTACGCCCTGCACTTGAGATACCTTGAGCTCGGTGAACGCCAGATCTGTCTGACATCGCCCGCCACTTCCGGCAGTGTTTTCTCCTAAGCCTCCAGGTCTAATTGAGCAAACTACCGCAAGCCAAAAAATATGTGCACCTGCGTTCAACGACTGGGCCTCGAGCTATTAGTAGACTTTTGTGTTGCTTGACTATCTCCTCCAAGGACGTCTATTTGCCAGGGTTTATCTGTCAGTCA from Podospora pseudocomata strain CBS 415.72m chromosome 3, whole genome shotgun sequence includes:
- a CDS encoding hypothetical protein (COG:K; EggNog:ENOG503Q4PC), whose product is MAAASHNPYSHPPSPNPSSRPYESSGVSSAASPKPLTQYLGGLMRPSPSASLHHHHHHHHHHHQPPPPQTHQHSPSHQTAPSQPLGYSTPLPSIHRQQLPQPGSHSFQPYTPVTATSSTMERESMQSGESVAGTPGPSHAQLPLSSSNNNNNNNNSNNNSSQAQKRAYRQRRKDPSCDACRERKVKCDATETTSCSECSSRSVKCQFTKETNRRMSSIKQVQDLEKQMERVRRENNSLRRMLQERDGQFDMDVDGVEQLPLQLPEIASAPKRKKRPASIHDLARARTNLRSFSRGIWKPPAPYRPVAAPDPRDFTSMLPPRQTTDSLLRAYFTSAHTMTPILHWNSFVQTVDGLYRQGNPIRVTQAFMSVFFAVMAVGRLFTSENEHNRAYSAAHLLETTRSLIDPWNNEYELDNARVFVLITVALNEMNLKLAAWNWLGNAVRVAQDLGLYTELGPWQFLEGEMRRRTWWAIYLLDRSLSIELGRPMMIDDSDCDVSLPAGVDDCFISEQGPRVPVGAEPLTHSLLAVIHVVRSYTALGRALSSPVIAPTRLATFDQHFSSCLRTFPQACDPTSNAPMTPALLNPLVYLLHARLLLHRHNLLPSCPPDVRRTAFEQCTHTALETAALLLRVTPDLPEGATALLTTHIFRCALFLLITGWFDQAATCVRALASINEHRDVAMPCGRYLGFFVQVLGNRRAEITSYLAQSPSPSHPPSPYGPPPPRPSQSAIQEALFRDEELVAYVSSDLQASPDTAWVWAGSDREPPSPPPLVPSGAANGKHTLFSIDARTNLTSEQRWEWGPTGWERLENSIRCLASGASSPTSAAAPPPPPPPAALAPARQQTWGPMKMELTPGPPPPSLPPVKMEMPAGQGHEMKMAPLPMPFSVPPPRPMEMGSGSSSNNSPTAAASGVSSIKSESQKRISIANII